The following coding sequences lie in one Chanos chanos chromosome 4, fChaCha1.1, whole genome shotgun sequence genomic window:
- the myct1a gene encoding myc target protein 1 homolog has product MVDNSTHPVLEILQKFGLKDLILAFCLSMVVGLFLGALVYLVLTWMSRHKASANITPLPSRSSRSTPRSSSPRSRPGFNRNSGSVFDRRSNNSLASAAFSFHRQASSSPDQVDPLGRKSSFRASTFHPLLQCSQIAREAEEGSQSTLPRTPTLTATPGAAGSTGTVSSTVTPPRSRPRPNSFWGNTSLRGFQVTQTPPPAYDSIIRAYQETCT; this is encoded by the exons ATGGTGGATAACAGCACTCACCCTGTACTGGAAATACTGCAGAAATTTGGACTAA AGGACTTGATCCTGGCCTTCTGTCTGTCCATGGTTGTTGGACTGTTCCTGGGTGCCCTGGTGTATTTGGTCCTGACCTGGATGTCTCGTCACAAGGCTTCAGCCAACATCACACCCCTCCCATCGCGCTCCTCCCGATCTACTCCGCGGTCATCTTCTCCACGTTCTCGTCCTGGCTTCAACCGCAACAGCGGCAGTGTTTTCGATCGCCGTAGCAACAACAGCCTGGCCAGTGCTGCGTTCTCCTTCCACCGACAGGCCTCTTCTTCACCAGACCAAGTCGACCCCCTCGGCCGCAAATCCAGTTTCAGAGCTTCCACCTTCCATCCGCTGCTCCAGTGCAGTCAGATTGCTCGTGAGGCAGAGGAGGGTAGCCAAAGTACCTTACCGAGAACCCCAACCCTCACCGCCACCCCTGGAGCAGCAGGGTCCACTGGCACCGTCAGCTCCACAGTCACCCCTCCTCGGTCCAGACCTCGACCAAACTCATTCTGGGGTAACACCAGTCTTAGAGGGTTCCAAGTTACACAGACCCCTCCACCAGCTTATGACAGCATTATACGT